Proteins from one Cryptomeria japonica chromosome 4, Sugi_1.0, whole genome shotgun sequence genomic window:
- the LOC131875499 gene encoding disease resistance protein RUN1-like, whose product MTGSFEAQLVKKVVNDIIKTLDRVPLQVAKYPVGLETVKKDIIQKLHLGSAQTVVRFGIWGIGGIGKTTVAKAVYNEACNDFDAASFVFNVRSTSLTKLQGQILKDLVNYEEELYSVEKGKYLLTDRLRGIRALVILDDVDDRVQLEALAGHWLSPGSCLIITSRDRHILNAAHISSACIHEMSGLEESEGLQLFSWHAFLRPSPITGYEVLSKRIVQACKGHPLSLEIIGAFLYDKQNDTDIDCWNEILDNFTVNKDIFKTLKISYKDLSAEERDIFLDIACFFIGERTTNPILFWKSMYKNVHIAITNLSMKLLIKIDEKDVFDMHDLVREMGRMVAEEEQTRQWRTAQSSSSSKNVSNISGLRLYKGDLRSLKMLGTPRLRYLHLEQMHIEDSLDNLPPSLRWLKVDSCSFPKTMYSSILFKDLILTMKKKFASVVDSIPQLRIMDLTDCRSLQNLPDNIGHLSHLQSLNLSGCLKLDCLPNTISNLSQLLYLNLSYCERLVYLPDSIGNLSQLQYLNLTCCRILIELPDSIGKLSQLKQLSLSWCEKLESLPESISNLSKLGKVRHAEVSYCMEVNSLFHFDPAKTMPLRITSPGDGVAKG is encoded by the exons ATGACCGGAAG CTTCGAAGCTCAGCTAGTGAAGAAGGTCGTGAACGACATAATAAAGACACTTGACAGGGTGCCGTTACAAGTTGCCAAATACCCAGTGGGATTAGAAACGGTGAAAAAAGATATCATTCAGAAATTGCATCTCGGTTCAGCCCAAACAGTGGTTAGATTTGGAATATGGGGTATAGGCGGTATTGGTAAGACCACAGTTGCAAAGGCCGTGTACAATGAAGCTTGTAATGATTTCGATGCCGCTTCGTTTGTATTTAATGTCCGCTCCACTAGCCTTACAAAATTGCAGGGGCAAATTCTCAAAGATTTGGTCAACTATGAAGAAGAACTGTACAGTGTGGAAAAGGGCAAATATTTGTTGACAGATCGTTTGCGAGGAATCCGTGCCCTTGTCATTTTGGATGATGTGGATGACCGAGTGCAATTGGAAGCCTTAGCTGGGCATTGGTTGTCTCCTGGCAGCTGCTTAATCATAACTTCTCGAGATCGACACATTCTCAATGCTGCTCACATCTCATCAGCATGCATTCACGAGATGAGCGGATTGGAAGAAAGTGAAGGTCTCCAATTGTTTAGCTGGCACGCCTTCCTCAGACCGTCCCCAATTACCGGTTATGAAGTGCTCTCGAAAAGAATAGTGCAGGCTTGCAAGGGGCACCCTCTTTCTCTGGAAATAATTGGAGCTTTCTTGTATGATAAGCAGAACGACACAGATATTGACTGCTGGAATGAAATTCTTGACAACTTTACAGTGAACAAAGACATATTTAAAACACTCAAAATCAGTTATAAAGATCTTAGTGCTGAGGAAAGAGATATATTTTTGGACATTGCTTGCTTTTTTATTGGGGAACGCACAACTAATCCCATTCTTTTCTGGAAATCCATGTACAAGAATGTGCACATTGCTATCACCAATCTTTCAATGAAGCTGCTAATAAAGATAGACGAGAAAGATGTATTTGATATGCATGATCTTGTGCGAGAAATGGGGCGAATGGTTGCTGAAGAAGAGCAAACCCGGCAATGGCGGACTGCGCAGTCAAGCAGTTCATCCAAAAATGTAAGCAATATCTCTGGCCTTCGTCTCTATAAAGGTGATTTACGGAGTCTTAAAATGTTGGGCACACCTCGTCTTCGCTATCTTCACTTGGAGCAAATGCACATAGAAGATAGCTTAGACAATCTTCCTCCAAGTTTGAGATGGCTAAAGGTGGATTCTTGTTCCTTTCCGAAGACAATGTACAGCTCGATTTTGTTCAAGGACTTAATTTtaacaatgaagaagaaatttGCCTCTGTTGTGGACAGCATACCGCAATTGAGGATCATGGACTTGACTGACTGCAGATCCTTACAAAACCTCCCTGACAATATTGGTCATTTGTCACATTTGCAGTCCTTGAATTTGTCTGGATGTCTGAAGTTGGATTGTCTTCCTAACACCATTTCCAACCTCTCACAACTGCTATACTTGAATTTGAGTTACTGTGAAAGATTAGTATACCTTCCTGACAGCATTGGAAACTTGTCACAGCTACAGTACTTGAACTTAACTTGTTGTAGAATCTTAATTGAACTTCCTGACAGCATTGGCAAGCTATCACAGCTGAAGCAATTAAGTCTGAGCTGGTGCGAAAAATTGGAGAGCCTTCCAGAAAGCATTAGCAACTTGTCAAAGCTGGGAAAGGTTAGACATGCTGAGGTGTCATACTGCATGGAAGTCAATTCCTTATTCCATTTTGATCCAGCCAAAACTATGCCTCTTAGGATTACCTCCCCGGGTGATGGAGTGGCGAAGGGGTGA